One genomic segment of Caldimonas brevitalea includes these proteins:
- a CDS encoding PAS domain-containing protein, which translates to MPAGPDFGPVARLAATLCDTPSALITVHDGQAPRVVATAGLDAIAVAAGALVLQCEPLSGEATQVVEDLRADRRYAGAPCVLAPPHLRFYACVPLRSPSGLTLGTLAVLDCVPRQLRVDQIQALETAGHLLAVEIELRRRWQAQLCERADTMRRTNSLLAMAGRLAHVGGWELDLASGHAQWSDQVAAIHGVPAGETLEVSAALALYVDESRERLKAAFDRCAATGASYDEEVELCALDGQRRYVRSIGHAVKDATGAVVGVQGVLQDITERRLAEQQQQQQQQQQQQQRLSSRLAETLESITDAFCCVDPDWRLVVVNREFERLLELSRDECLGGVVWDLFPDSLGSTFEMEARKAVKDHRATDFETYYEPLKRWFEVRLFPSPEGLAIYFRDVSERHARLEQLRLLDIGIGHSNDVLMITDARLEPPGPRIVYVNQAVERLCDYHRSEVLGRSPRMLQGPKTRRSELERISAALHAKHSVRAELINYGKTGREYWVELEISPICDRDGRCTNFVAVERDITLRKQEDERRRELEDQLRQAKKMESVGTLAGGIAHEFNNILAAILGNLQLAQEDLPDRAAALEHLAHIRQSSQRARSLVQHLLAFGGRQSSERRQQDIRAVMDETLVLLRHTLPDTINLQVSVSAAPLFAALDGNQLQQALLSLCTNARQALPDEQGVITIGLEDVTLEQADVSRLGLLAPGCHAHLWVSDTGNGIDESTRARIFDPFFTTRPPGQGTGLGLAVVHRIVMAHDGAVAVESTPGQGSTFHLYIPALRDAGDEDAPTRPGALDALHGAGQHVLYVDDDEMMLLTVEALLQRLGYHVTCYADPHVAVAALTSQARRCDLLLTDQNMPGLTGIELARQVLQLHPELPVIIITGFLTDELRHEALQAGVRDIIPKQNCVEELGGAVARTLAASTSAPQLPSH; encoded by the coding sequence TTGCCCGCGGGCCCCGACTTCGGACCGGTCGCGCGCCTGGCCGCCACGCTTTGCGACACCCCGTCGGCATTGATCACCGTTCACGACGGACAGGCGCCCCGGGTGGTGGCCACCGCCGGCCTCGACGCCATCGCGGTCGCCGCTGGCGCCCTGGTACTGCAGTGCGAACCGCTGTCGGGTGAGGCGACGCAGGTCGTCGAAGACTTGCGCGCGGACCGCCGCTACGCGGGCGCCCCTTGTGTGCTGGCGCCGCCCCATCTGCGCTTTTATGCCTGTGTGCCGCTGCGCTCGCCATCAGGCCTCACGCTCGGCACGCTCGCGGTGCTCGACTGCGTTCCCCGACAACTCCGTGTCGACCAGATCCAGGCCCTGGAGACCGCGGGCCACCTGCTGGCGGTCGAGATCGAGCTGCGTCGCCGTTGGCAGGCCCAGCTTTGCGAACGTGCCGACACGATGCGTCGCACCAACTCTTTGCTGGCAATGGCGGGCCGTCTTGCCCACGTCGGTGGCTGGGAACTCGACTTGGCAAGTGGCCACGCGCAGTGGTCCGACCAGGTGGCGGCCATCCACGGCGTCCCTGCCGGAGAGACCCTCGAAGTCTCGGCCGCGCTCGCGTTGTACGTCGACGAGTCCCGCGAACGCCTGAAGGCCGCCTTCGACCGGTGCGCAGCCACCGGCGCCAGCTACGACGAGGAGGTCGAACTGTGCGCGCTGGATGGGCAGCGGCGCTACGTGCGCAGCATCGGTCACGCCGTGAAGGACGCGACCGGCGCTGTCGTGGGCGTGCAAGGCGTGCTTCAGGACATCACCGAACGCCGGCTGGCCGAGCAGCAGCAGCAGCAGCAGCAGCAGCAGCAGCAGCAGCAGCGTTTGTCCTCGCGTCTTGCCGAGACCCTCGAAAGCATCACCGACGCATTCTGCTGTGTCGACCCCGACTGGCGGCTGGTCGTCGTCAACCGCGAGTTCGAGCGCTTGCTGGAGCTCAGTCGCGACGAATGTCTTGGCGGCGTGGTGTGGGATCTGTTTCCGGATTCGCTCGGCAGCACTTTCGAGATGGAGGCGCGCAAGGCCGTGAAAGACCATCGGGCGACCGACTTCGAGACGTACTACGAGCCGCTGAAGCGATGGTTCGAGGTGCGCCTGTTTCCGTCGCCGGAAGGGCTGGCCATCTATTTCCGCGACGTCAGCGAGCGGCACGCCCGGCTCGAACAACTGCGGCTGCTCGACATCGGCATCGGACACTCCAACGACGTGCTGATGATCACCGACGCCCGCCTGGAACCGCCCGGCCCGCGCATCGTCTACGTCAACCAGGCCGTCGAACGCTTGTGCGACTACCACCGCAGCGAAGTGCTAGGCAGGAGCCCGCGCATGCTTCAGGGGCCGAAGACGCGCCGCAGCGAACTGGAGCGCATCTCGGCAGCGCTGCATGCCAAGCACAGCGTGCGCGCAGAGCTGATCAACTATGGCAAGACCGGACGCGAGTACTGGGTCGAGCTCGAGATCTCGCCCATCTGCGACCGCGACGGGCGCTGTACGAACTTCGTGGCCGTCGAGCGCGACATCACGCTGCGCAAACAAGAAGACGAACGCCGGCGCGAACTGGAGGACCAACTGCGACAAGCGAAGAAGATGGAGTCGGTCGGCACCTTGGCCGGTGGCATCGCGCACGAGTTCAACAACATCCTGGCGGCGATCCTCGGCAATCTGCAGTTGGCGCAAGAAGACCTGCCGGATCGGGCGGCCGCGCTCGAACACCTGGCACACATCCGGCAGTCGAGCCAGCGAGCCCGCTCGCTGGTGCAGCACCTGCTGGCCTTCGGCGGGCGTCAGAGTTCCGAGCGACGCCAGCAGGACATCCGCGCGGTGATGGACGAGACGCTGGTGCTGCTGCGCCACACGCTGCCCGACACGATCAACCTGCAGGTGAGCGTGAGCGCGGCGCCATTGTTCGCCGCACTCGACGGCAACCAGCTCCAGCAGGCTTTGCTGAGCCTGTGCACCAACGCCCGACAGGCGCTGCCGGACGAGCAGGGTGTCATCACGATCGGACTGGAAGACGTGACACTGGAGCAAGCCGATGTGTCGCGGCTGGGATTGTTGGCACCCGGCTGCCACGCCCACCTGTGGGTGAGCGACACGGGGAACGGCATCGACGAGTCGACGCGCGCACGCATCTTCGATCCGTTCTTCACCACCCGGCCGCCCGGCCAGGGCACCGGCCTCGGTCTGGCCGTCGTGCACCGCATCGTGATGGCGCACGACGGTGCCGTGGCGGTCGAGAGCACGCCCGGCCAGGGCAGCACCTTCCACCTGTACATCCCGGCCCTGCGCGACGCGGGCGACGAAGACGCGCCCACCCGCCCCGGTGCCCTCGACGCGCTGCACGGTGCGGGTCAGCATGTGCTGTACGTCGACGACGACGAGATGATGCTGCTGACGGTCGAAGCCCTGCTGCAACGGCTGGGCTACCACGTCACCTGCTATGCGGACCCGCACGTGGCGGTCGCCGCCCTCACCAGCCAAGCGAGGCGCTGCGACCTTTTGCTGACCGACCAGAACATGCCCGGGCTGACCGGTATCGAGCTGGCGCGCCAGGTACTGCAGCTGCACCCTGAGCTGCCCGTGATCATCATCACCGGCTTTCTCACCGACGAGCTTCGCCACGAGGCCTTGCAGGCTGGCGTGCGCGACATCATCCCCAAGCAGAACTGCGTCGAGGAACTCGGCGGCGCGGTGGCACGGACACTGGCCGCGTCCACCTCGGCCCCCCAGCTTCCCTCTCACTGA
- a CDS encoding PepSY-associated TM helix domain-containing protein, which produces MARAKARQAWRLAHRWLGLSLGLLLLLSGLTGAALVVARPLDAWAHPELFRATPVTGEVQLDAIRQRLVHEFGSGTTLTFRPPRVAGEALQVFVRGDAWHGTLHLDPASGDELGRRGEHEGVFNFLFELHATLLLEDTGRAVLATAVLAYLVLLVSGVVLWWPARWCHAVRIKLDAGMLRALFDLHRVTGAALGLGILVSVVSGAYMAWRPLSAWVTQVSGGVARSAPALPATAAASQPVSLDAVVAEARRRLPQGQLGYVQWPPAGKAGRVRLRLPDDPHPNGLSSVYFDPRDGAVLAVHRWHELDTGARAYTWVYPLHIGSLGGPWQTVVNLLFGAALAGLGGSGLVLWWQRRARPAPARGRAVGVEGAPPKG; this is translated from the coding sequence GTGGCCCGCGCAAAAGCACGCCAGGCATGGCGGCTGGCACACCGCTGGCTGGGGCTGAGCCTGGGCCTGTTGCTGCTGCTCTCGGGCCTCACGGGTGCGGCCCTCGTCGTCGCCCGGCCGCTCGACGCCTGGGCACATCCCGAGCTGTTCCGCGCCACCCCGGTGACCGGTGAGGTGCAGCTCGACGCGATCCGGCAGCGTCTGGTGCACGAGTTCGGCAGCGGCACCACCCTCACGTTCCGCCCGCCACGCGTGGCCGGCGAAGCCCTGCAGGTGTTTGTAAGAGGCGACGCCTGGCATGGCACCTTGCACCTGGACCCGGCCAGCGGCGACGAACTGGGCCGGCGTGGCGAACACGAGGGCGTGTTCAATTTCTTGTTCGAGCTGCACGCCACGCTGCTGCTGGAAGACACCGGCCGAGCAGTGCTTGCGACGGCCGTGCTCGCCTACCTGGTGCTGCTGGTGTCGGGCGTCGTGTTGTGGTGGCCGGCGCGCTGGTGCCATGCGGTACGCATCAAGCTCGATGCCGGGATGCTGCGCGCGCTGTTCGACTTGCACCGGGTCACCGGAGCGGCCCTGGGCCTCGGCATCCTGGTCAGCGTCGTGAGCGGCGCCTACATGGCGTGGCGGCCCCTGTCGGCCTGGGTCACCCAGGTCAGCGGCGGTGTCGCGCGATCCGCTCCTGCGCTGCCGGCTACCGCTGCGGCAAGCCAGCCCGTGTCGCTCGACGCAGTGGTGGCCGAGGCGCGCCGTCGCCTGCCGCAGGGGCAGCTCGGTTATGTGCAATGGCCGCCCGCAGGCAAGGCCGGGCGGGTGCGTCTGCGGCTGCCGGACGACCCGCACCCGAACGGCCTGAGTTCCGTCTACTTCGACCCACGCGACGGCGCGGTGCTGGCGGTGCACCGCTGGCACGAGCTCGACACCGGCGCGCGCGCCTACACCTGGGTCTATCCGCTGCACATCGGCAGCCTGGGCGGGCCGTGGCAGACGGTGGTCAACCTGCTGTTCGGCGCCGCACTGGCCGGGCTCGGCGGCAGCGGGCTGGTGTTGTGGTGGCAGCGGCGCGCGCGCCCTGCCCCAGCGCGTGGACGCGCCGTCGGTGTGGAAGGAGCGCCGCCGAAAGGCTGA
- a CDS encoding TonB-dependent siderophore receptor, with amino-acid sequence MRPDVSRFPALSVLATACAALCGLPDTAAAQSASADTALPEVRVSGQRSRSFTSNSVQVGTFRDQDPLDVPMTNNAVTREVLDAQGARTLYEALRNTAGVTRSQLNGATYDNISIRGILVENRGNHRLNGSLPIINLVEVPLENKERVEVLKGASSLYYGFIPPSGIVNYVTKRPTAQALSSVTTSVNQHGGADLHMDVSRRFGPEGTMGLRVNAAAGKVETGVEKVKGDRSLASLAWDWKVSPKLNLKFDLEHYRKDVSEPPALTATTQVPPMPANDFNLGDEWQRYKGAATNMLLRADVALNDTWLLTLEAGRARTVRDRRYASFTLQNPATGAGTLQQNFVDDQSYVNQNLRAEVSGRVATGPLQHELTAGVTRNRRHDDALNYDRVNRSQNLYQPVALPELPLPAASGDNDTEIVDTGLYLSDRLILNDQWQVLAGVRHTDYRYDSTRRVFASAASSDTRYDTSATTPNVSLLYKATDALSVYASYLEGLEESAQPGERNANYGEFLRPAVSRQKELGVKARVGRGLLLQSAYFDIDRELTTTEASTMRLLLAGRSRSRGVELSAAGELSPQWSFIASAQWLDAEITESRVAGEQGKTPENTAKHTASLFAEYKLAAVPGWAVNAGVYHVGKRAINNTNTGYVGSYTTLSAGTRYTTQWQGVPVTWQANLDNATNRDYWSTAGNGLVGVGLPRTLRLAAKFDF; translated from the coding sequence ATGCGTCCTGACGTTTCGCGCTTTCCCGCCCTCTCTGTCCTCGCCACGGCCTGTGCCGCCTTGTGCGGCCTGCCCGATACCGCCGCGGCCCAGTCCGCCTCTGCCGACACCGCGCTGCCGGAGGTCAGGGTCTCCGGGCAGCGCAGCCGCAGCTTCACGTCGAACAGCGTGCAGGTGGGAACCTTCCGCGACCAGGACCCGCTCGACGTGCCGATGACCAACAACGCGGTCACCCGCGAGGTGCTCGATGCACAAGGCGCACGCACGCTCTACGAGGCCTTGCGCAATACCGCCGGGGTGACGCGCTCGCAACTCAACGGCGCCACCTACGACAACATCTCGATCCGCGGCATCCTGGTCGAAAACCGCGGCAACCACCGGCTCAACGGCTCGCTGCCGATCATCAACCTGGTCGAGGTGCCGCTCGAGAACAAGGAGCGCGTCGAGGTGTTGAAAGGCGCTTCGTCGCTCTACTACGGCTTCATCCCGCCGTCGGGCATCGTCAACTACGTCACCAAGCGGCCCACGGCGCAGGCGCTGAGCAGTGTCACCACCTCGGTCAACCAGCACGGCGGGGCCGACCTGCACATGGATGTGAGCCGGCGTTTCGGGCCCGAGGGCACGATGGGACTACGGGTCAATGCGGCGGCGGGCAAGGTCGAGACGGGGGTGGAGAAGGTCAAGGGCGACCGTTCGCTGGCCTCGCTCGCCTGGGATTGGAAGGTCAGCCCCAAGCTGAATCTGAAGTTCGACCTCGAGCACTATCGCAAGGACGTCAGCGAACCGCCCGCGCTGACTGCCACCACGCAGGTGCCGCCCATGCCGGCCAACGACTTCAACCTCGGCGACGAGTGGCAGCGCTACAAGGGCGCCGCCACCAACATGCTGTTGCGGGCCGACGTGGCCTTGAACGACACCTGGCTGCTGACGCTGGAGGCCGGTCGCGCGCGCACCGTGCGCGACCGGCGCTACGCGTCGTTCACGCTGCAGAACCCCGCCACCGGTGCCGGCACGCTGCAACAGAACTTCGTCGACGACCAGAGTTACGTGAACCAGAACCTGCGCGCCGAAGTGTCCGGCCGGGTGGCCACCGGCCCGCTCCAGCATGAGCTGACGGCCGGTGTCACGCGCAACCGGCGCCATGACGACGCGCTCAACTACGACAGAGTCAACCGTTCGCAGAATCTGTACCAGCCCGTGGCGCTGCCCGAATTGCCCCTGCCGGCCGCGAGCGGCGATAACGACACCGAGATCGTCGACACCGGGCTGTACCTCTCCGACCGGTTGATCCTCAATGACCAGTGGCAGGTGCTGGCCGGCGTCCGGCACACCGACTACCGCTACGACTCGACACGCCGCGTCTTCGCCAGCGCCGCGTCGTCCGACACCCGCTACGACACCTCGGCCACCACACCCAACGTGTCGCTGCTGTACAAGGCCACGGATGCACTGTCGGTGTATGCGAGCTACCTGGAAGGCCTGGAGGAAAGCGCCCAGCCCGGCGAGCGGAACGCCAACTACGGCGAATTCTTGCGCCCCGCGGTGAGCCGCCAGAAGGAGCTGGGCGTGAAGGCGCGGGTCGGCCGTGGCCTGTTGCTGCAGTCCGCCTATTTCGACATCGACCGCGAGCTGACGACCACCGAGGCCAGCACCATGCGTTTGCTGTTGGCCGGCCGCAGCCGCTCGCGCGGTGTGGAACTGTCGGCCGCGGGCGAGTTGAGCCCGCAGTGGTCGTTCATCGCATCGGCGCAGTGGCTGGACGCCGAGATCACCGAGTCTCGCGTCGCCGGCGAGCAAGGCAAGACGCCGGAGAACACGGCCAAACACACCGCGAGCCTGTTCGCTGAATACAAGCTTGCGGCAGTGCCGGGCTGGGCTGTGAATGCAGGCGTCTATCACGTCGGCAAGCGCGCGATCAACAACACCAACACCGGCTACGTCGGCAGCTATACCACCCTGTCGGCCGGCACGCGCTACACCACACAGTGGCAGGGCGTGCCGGTGACCTGGCAGGCCAACCTCGACAACGCCACCAACCGCGACTACTGGAGCACCGCCGGCAACGGCTTGGTGGGGGTGGGCCTGCCGCGCACCTTGCGTCTGGCGGCGAAGTTCGACTTCTGA
- a CDS encoding cupin-like domain-containing protein: MDTIDIPRVDARRFRPPRWSREPRVVEGNVDDWPALRRWQPDYLKRVVGGTSVAVREATGAPRNIYQNLSQGGRITFSQYFDWVLELAQAPDFRAIEATASADPGRISQAVCDTGFECSYYLDANLHRCLPQLLADVRTPPWYREAPVDTIFWCGVLGTSCGLHSDVTPNCNVQVAGRKHFMLYPPSQARWLYQLPGRTHCRFDPNQPDFERFPLARNARGWQCVLQPGESLYIPVGWFHQVTVVSGYALNVNFFWPRPFPQGLLTPALWQLLLRRGWARLHLAARGARPVAPAKGRQVVTPRAGQG, from the coding sequence ATGGACACCATCGACATCCCGAGGGTCGATGCGCGCCGCTTCAGGCCGCCGCGCTGGAGTCGAGAACCGCGCGTCGTCGAGGGCAACGTCGATGACTGGCCCGCGTTGAGACGTTGGCAGCCCGACTACCTCAAGCGCGTCGTGGGCGGCACGTCAGTGGCCGTCCGTGAGGCGACAGGGGCACCGCGCAACATCTACCAGAACCTGTCGCAAGGCGGGCGCATCACCTTCTCGCAGTACTTCGACTGGGTGCTGGAACTGGCACAGGCGCCCGATTTCCGTGCCATCGAAGCCACTGCCTCAGCCGACCCCGGCCGCATCTCGCAGGCGGTGTGCGACACCGGCTTCGAGTGTTCCTACTACCTCGATGCCAACCTGCACCGATGCCTGCCGCAGCTGCTCGCCGATGTGCGCACGCCGCCGTGGTATCGCGAGGCGCCGGTGGACACCATCTTCTGGTGCGGTGTGCTGGGCACCTCGTGCGGTCTGCATTCCGACGTGACGCCCAACTGCAACGTCCAGGTGGCGGGCCGCAAGCACTTCATGCTGTACCCGCCGTCGCAGGCGCGCTGGCTGTACCAGCTGCCCGGACGCACCCATTGCCGCTTCGACCCCAACCAGCCCGATTTCGAGCGCTTTCCGTTGGCGCGCAACGCACGCGGATGGCAGTGCGTGTTGCAACCGGGCGAGTCGCTCTACATCCCGGTCGGGTGGTTCCATCAGGTCACTGTGGTGTCCGGGTATGCGCTCAACGTCAACTTCTTCTGGCCGCGGCCGTTTCCGCAGGGGCTGCTGACGCCCGCACTGTGGCAACTGCTGTTGCGCCGCGGTTGGGCCCGGTTGCATCTGGCCGCACGCGGCGCCAGGCCCGTGGCGCCTGCGAAGGGGCGCCAGGTCGTGACGCCGCGAGCGGGACAGGGCTGA
- a CDS encoding lantibiotic dehydratase, giving the protein MQHPSKPKDVQRAKPGLRCAGFFVLRTPALPWDEIHAWSAELSARRTWDTDGALADALALDRQRLRQRLRSIIQRAEVQAALEVASPGLCHRLGPWLAGSPGRAALQLEATLVRYLMRMAGRATPFGLFAGTSTGRLSDRVHLVVPPRRHHVRHTRLDLEHVLQLAAHLSQDPSLRSQLRFIAASSVYEVAGRWRYHELRLQGRTRSCHLVDVEPTGYLRVVLQRAGDAPGATLDELAQALCAQFDDVDLTQAHDYLLELVDAGLLRSPLDLVLTGPDPVQALADRLRELPDGRVPAATLDEVQDALGELDRSRDDDDTRRRRLAHVEARLRSLPGVTDPARLLRIDLHKPGGDPQLSHRVADEVAAGAELLARLAVDGHERALDDFVHRFEQRYGDREVPLLEALDEDGGLGFGDDGVSATADTAPLLDGWAFAPQVPAAPAWTRRDAVLLRRLGETLQQQALEMELTEDDLHDLTEGQRPQLPPGMGVLVTLAPRPGAALAEPDYTLHLRRCLGPSSVRLLGRFCQGDAELERLVRAALRAEEACDPDAVHAEVVHLPQGRAGNVMARPVLREYEIPVLDPSGAPQDRQLPLSDLLVSVDRGRIQLRSARLDRRVLPHLSCAHAWRRSSCSAYRFLVSLAAHGSVEDAGFSWGALADAPFLPRVVQGRLVLSLATWNLAGREMPPEPGPDDAAHYAALQMWRARLKLPRFVCLEDGDLTLPVDLDNCLSLDSLVQQARRRASVRLCEMFPPPSDLVAEGEQGHYVHELVVPCVRAAAVAAPAFATSAPRWRHEEAGDDEAATGWLYLKLYCSVAAQDRLLCEVLRPAIAALRREPGFDRWFFVRYADPAPHLRLRLRGTPAWLWREAAPRLFAACGAAGDCIRSIATDRYVPELVRYGGPAGLDLCEQLFEADSDATVALIAGERNTGDRWRLALLGIAAWLEAFRFDPVQRRDVARACRDTQLTHFAGLPDLQRRLGATCRRHRAEVQALLDTPPPHMRRAAQTLSLRTQAATAAIAGLQQLAAAGRLSSSLPTLAGHLVHMSAHRMFRHAANLQELVLYDLLCRAWDARLQQRQQAEATDLG; this is encoded by the coding sequence ATGCAGCACCCGTCGAAGCCCAAGGATGTGCAGCGCGCCAAGCCGGGGCTGCGCTGCGCCGGCTTTTTCGTCCTGCGCACCCCGGCGCTGCCGTGGGACGAGATCCACGCGTGGAGCGCGGAGCTGTCGGCCCGCCGGACCTGGGATACCGACGGGGCGTTGGCTGACGCGCTGGCGCTGGACCGACAGCGGTTGCGACAGCGCTTGCGCAGCATCATCCAACGCGCCGAGGTGCAGGCCGCGCTCGAGGTCGCTTCCCCCGGCCTGTGCCACCGACTCGGGCCGTGGCTTGCCGGCTCCCCCGGCCGCGCCGCCCTGCAACTCGAGGCGACGTTGGTGCGCTACCTGATGCGCATGGCGGGACGTGCGACACCTTTCGGCCTCTTCGCCGGCACCAGCACCGGCCGCCTTTCCGACCGTGTGCACCTTGTGGTGCCGCCCCGGCGACACCACGTACGCCACACACGGCTCGACCTCGAGCACGTGCTGCAGCTGGCCGCGCACTTGTCGCAAGACCCCAGCTTGCGCTCGCAGCTGCGCTTTATCGCCGCCTCCTCTGTCTACGAGGTGGCAGGACGCTGGCGTTACCACGAACTCCGATTGCAAGGCCGCACCCGCAGCTGCCACCTGGTCGACGTCGAGCCCACCGGCTATCTGCGCGTGGTGCTGCAGCGTGCGGGTGATGCCCCAGGGGCGACGCTGGACGAGTTGGCGCAAGCCTTGTGCGCGCAGTTCGACGACGTCGACCTGACGCAGGCGCACGACTACCTGCTCGAGCTGGTCGACGCCGGCTTGCTGCGCTCGCCCCTGGACCTCGTCTTGACCGGCCCTGACCCGGTGCAGGCCCTGGCGGACCGCCTGCGCGAGCTGCCCGACGGCCGGGTGCCGGCCGCCACGCTGGACGAGGTGCAAGACGCGCTGGGTGAACTCGACCGCAGCCGCGACGACGACGATACGCGCCGCCGACGGCTGGCGCACGTCGAGGCCCGCTTGCGCAGCCTGCCAGGCGTCACCGACCCGGCCCGTTTGCTCCGCATCGACCTGCACAAACCGGGCGGTGACCCACAGCTGTCGCACCGGGTGGCTGACGAGGTGGCCGCGGGTGCCGAACTGCTGGCCCGGCTCGCCGTCGACGGTCATGAGCGGGCGCTGGACGACTTCGTGCATCGTTTCGAACAGCGCTATGGCGACCGCGAGGTGCCACTGCTGGAAGCGCTCGACGAAGACGGCGGGCTCGGCTTCGGCGACGACGGTGTGTCGGCCACCGCGGACACGGCGCCCTTGCTCGACGGCTGGGCTTTCGCGCCACAGGTTCCGGCAGCCCCGGCCTGGACACGGCGCGACGCGGTGTTGCTGCGTCGGCTGGGTGAGACGCTACAGCAGCAGGCCCTCGAGATGGAGCTGACCGAGGACGACCTGCACGACCTGACCGAGGGACAGCGGCCGCAACTGCCGCCGGGCATGGGCGTGCTGGTCACGCTGGCACCGCGCCCCGGGGCGGCCCTCGCCGAACCGGACTACACGCTCCACCTGCGCCGCTGTCTCGGCCCCAGTTCCGTGCGCTTGTTGGGCCGCTTCTGTCAGGGGGACGCCGAACTGGAGCGCCTTGTGCGCGCCGCGCTGCGCGCCGAAGAGGCCTGCGACCCGGATGCCGTGCATGCCGAGGTAGTGCACCTGCCGCAGGGCCGGGCCGGCAACGTGATGGCCCGACCGGTCTTGCGCGAATACGAGATCCCGGTGCTCGACCCGTCGGGCGCGCCGCAGGACCGGCAGCTACCGCTGTCCGATCTGCTTGTTTCGGTCGACCGCGGCCGCATCCAATTGCGCTCGGCGCGCCTGGACCGGCGCGTGTTGCCCCACTTGTCCTGCGCCCATGCCTGGCGCCGCAGCAGTTGCAGCGCTTATCGATTTCTGGTCAGCCTGGCGGCACACGGCAGCGTGGAGGACGCCGGCTTTTCATGGGGCGCGCTTGCCGACGCGCCCTTTTTGCCGCGTGTGGTGCAAGGCCGGTTGGTGCTGTCGCTGGCCACCTGGAACCTGGCCGGACGCGAGATGCCGCCGGAGCCGGGGCCAGACGATGCCGCGCACTATGCCGCGCTGCAAATGTGGCGCGCGCGCCTGAAGCTGCCCCGCTTCGTCTGCCTCGAGGACGGTGACCTCACGCTGCCCGTCGATCTGGACAACTGCTTGTCGCTCGACAGCCTGGTGCAACAGGCTCGACGACGCGCTAGCGTCCGGCTCTGCGAGATGTTCCCGCCCCCGTCGGACCTCGTCGCCGAAGGTGAACAGGGGCACTACGTGCACGAGCTGGTGGTTCCCTGTGTCCGGGCAGCCGCGGTGGCAGCACCCGCGTTCGCGACGTCAGCGCCCCGCTGGCGGCATGAAGAGGCCGGCGACGACGAGGCGGCCACCGGCTGGCTCTATCTGAAGCTGTACTGCAGCGTGGCGGCACAGGACCGGCTGCTGTGCGAAGTGCTGCGACCGGCGATCGCGGCGTTGCGCCGCGAACCGGGTTTCGATCGCTGGTTTTTCGTTCGGTATGCCGACCCTGCGCCGCACCTGAGGCTGCGGCTGCGCGGCACCCCGGCATGGCTGTGGCGCGAAGCCGCGCCCCGGTTGTTTGCCGCATGTGGCGCCGCCGGCGACTGCATCCGCAGCATTGCGACCGATCGCTACGTGCCGGAGCTGGTGCGCTACGGCGGCCCGGCGGGGCTCGATCTGTGCGAACAGCTGTTCGAAGCCGACAGCGATGCGACGGTGGCCCTCATCGCGGGCGAGCGCAACACCGGGGATCGCTGGCGGCTCGCACTGCTCGGCATCGCGGCCTGGTTGGAGGCGTTTCGGTTCGACCCCGTGCAGCGACGTGACGTGGCCCGGGCCTGCCGCGATACGCAGCTGACGCACTTCGCCGGCCTGCCGGATCTGCAGCGTCGGCTCGGCGCCACCTGCCGGCGCCACCGGGCGGAGGTGCAGGCGCTGCTCGACACACCACCGCCGCACATGCGGCGCGCCGCGCAGACGCTGAGCCTGCGCACGCAAGCAGCCACGGCGGCGATCGCGGGGCTGCAACAGCTGGCAGCAGCAGGACGGCTTTCGTCTTCCCTCCCGACGCTGGCCGGCCACCTCGTGCACATGTCGGCCCACCGCATGTTCCGGCACGCCGCCAATCTGCAGGAGTTGGTGCTCTACGACCTGCTATGCCGGGCCTGGGATGCGCGCCTGCAACAACGGCAGCAGGCCGAGGCGACCGACCTCGGTTGA